In a single window of the Mauremys reevesii isolate NIE-2019 linkage group 3, ASM1616193v1, whole genome shotgun sequence genome:
- the TMEM200A gene encoding transmembrane protein 200A, translated as MIATGGVITGLAALKRQDSARSQHQLNLATSPTSEEKKPVRRRPRADVVIVRGKIRLYSPSGFFLVLGVLISFMGIAMAILGYWPQKEQFLSPETSLALNETQVITNQGGVIFRFFEQHLHSDKMKMLGPFTMGIGIFIFICANAILHENRDKETKIIHMRDIYSTVIDMHSLRIKEQKQLNGAYTGLLGESDFKHSGNSYASRLAANTIAPFSGFRSNFRMDSSAEEDEVAINEDKNTSNLLPPLLTEHSGSVFGLYPHSSKSMDDKNSSSIKCETKSIVSSSISAFTLPVIKLNNCVIDEPSIDNITEDSEITRSQSRNLSMDSLAIPLTDTNESYKPTCAMLPRNNSFVESPSSQFKSSMTLGPSTGKLLSPGAARKQFGSNTSLHLLSAHSKSLDLERGPSTLTVQAEQRKHPSWPRLDRSNSKGYMKLENKEDPMDRLLVPQATVKKDFTNKEKLLMISRSHNNLSFEHDEFLSNNLKRGTSETRF; from the coding sequence ATGATAGCAACTGGTGGAGTAATAACAGGGCTGGCAGCCTTAAAGAGGCAAGACTCTGCCAGATCTCAGCATCAACTAAATCTTGCCACATCACCAACTTCTGAAGAGAAAAAGCCAGTCAGACGCCGGCCCAGGGCTGATGTAGTAATTGTCAGGGGCAAAATCCGACTTTACTCCCCGTCAGGATTCTTTCTTGTTTTAGGAGTGCTCATCTCATTCATGGGAATTGCAATGGCTATCCTTGGATACTGGCCACAAAAGGAGCAATTTTTAAGTCCTGAAACTAGTCTAGCCTTAAATGAAACCCAGGTCATAACAAACCAAGGTGGAGTTATATTTCGTTTCTTTGAACAACATTTACACTCAGATAAGATGAAAATGTTGGGCCCCTTTACTATGGGCATTGGAATCTTTATATTTATTTGTGCAAATGCCATCCTACATGAAAATCGTGACAAGGAAACAAAAATCATACATATGAGAGACATATATTCCACTGTAATAGACATGCACAGTCTGAGAATCAAGGAACAAAAGCAGTTGAATGGCGCTTACACTGGTTTATTGGGGGAAAGTGATTTCAAGCACAGTGGGAACTCATATGCATCGCGATTGGCTGCAAACACAATTGCACCTTTCTCTGGCTTCAGGAGTAACTTTCGAATGGATAGTTCGGCTGAAGAAGATGAAGTTGCCATAAAtgaagacaagaacacttctaaCCTTCTACCACCTTTGCTGACTGAGCATTCTGGCTCTGTCTTTGGACTCTACCCTCACAGTAGCAAATCAATGGATGACAAAAATAGTAGCTCTATAAAGTGTGAAACGAAGTCAATTGTATCATCCTCCATTAGCGCTTTCACACTGCCTGTAATTAAACTAAATAACTGTGTTATTGATGAACCTAGTATAGACAATATCACTGAGGATTCTGAGATCACTAGAAGCCAATCTAGAAATTTGTCAATGGACTCTCTAGCCATTCCATTAACTGATACCAATGAATCCTACAAACCTACCTGTGCAATGCTACCCCGAAATAATTCatttgtagaatctccatccagTCAGTTCAAATCTTCTATGACTCTTGGACCAAGCACTGGAAAACTTTTATCACCTGGTGCTGCCAGAAAACAATTTGGGTCCAACACATCTTTGCATCTTCTGTCTGCACATTCAAAATCCTTGGATTTAGAGAGGGGTCCGTCTACACTCACTGTCCAAGCTGAACAAAGAAAACACCCCAGCTGGCCCAGATTGGATCGAAGCAACAGTAAAGGATACATGAAACTAGAAAACAAAGAGGACCCAATGGATAGGTTACTTGTACCACAAGCCACAGTTAAAAAGGACTTTACTAATAAGGAAAAGCTTCTTATGATATCAAGATCTCATAATAATTTGAGTTTTGAACATGATGAATTTTTGAGTAACAACCTAAAGCGGGGAACTTCAGAAACaagattttaa